A single region of the Caballeronia insecticola genome encodes:
- a CDS encoding phosphogluconate dehydrogenase C-terminal domain-containing protein has product MNEKIALFGAGGKMGVRLSSNLLKSDYRVAHVEPGAAGQKRLKDELGIECVSEDAALDGAQVVILAVPDTLIGKLSHAIAPKLPAGTMIMTLDAAAPFAGHLPERQDLTYFVAHPCHPIIFNYDLDEKSVHDHFGGAHAKQSIVSALMQGPEEAFDLGEAVAKVIYAPILRSYRLTVDQMAILEPGLSETICATLLYVMREAMDETVRRGVPEQAARDFLLGHMNILGAVIFNEIPGAFSDACNKAIEFGKPRLMRDDWKNVFDREEIAESIRRIT; this is encoded by the coding sequence ATGAACGAGAAAATTGCATTGTTCGGCGCAGGCGGAAAGATGGGCGTGCGCCTGTCCAGCAACCTGCTGAAATCGGACTATCGCGTGGCGCACGTCGAGCCGGGCGCGGCCGGGCAGAAGCGTCTGAAGGACGAACTGGGCATCGAATGCGTGTCCGAGGACGCGGCGCTCGACGGCGCGCAGGTCGTCATCCTCGCGGTGCCCGACACGCTCATCGGCAAGCTCTCGCATGCCATCGCGCCGAAACTGCCCGCCGGCACGATGATCATGACCCTCGACGCCGCCGCTCCGTTCGCGGGCCATCTTCCGGAGCGCCAGGACCTGACGTACTTCGTCGCGCATCCGTGTCATCCGATCATCTTCAATTACGACCTCGACGAAAAGTCGGTCCACGATCACTTCGGCGGCGCGCACGCGAAGCAGTCGATCGTCAGCGCGCTGATGCAGGGGCCGGAAGAGGCGTTCGATCTCGGCGAAGCTGTCGCGAAGGTGATCTACGCGCCGATCCTGCGCTCGTATCGCCTGACCGTCGATCAGATGGCGATTCTGGAGCCGGGTCTTTCGGAAACGATCTGCGCGACGCTGCTCTACGTGATGCGCGAGGCGATGGACGAGACCGTCAGGCGCGGCGTGCCCGAACAGGCGGCGCGCGACTTCCTGCTGGGCCACATGAACATTCTCGGCGCGGTGATTTTCAACGAGATTCCCGGCGCGTTTTCCGATGCGTGCAACAAGGCGATCGAGTTCGGCAAGCCGCGTCTCATGCGCGACGACTGGAAAAACGTGTTCGATCGCGAGGAAATCGCGGAGAGCATTCGCCGGATCACCTGA